GTATCCGCCGACGCCGGGTCGCCACGGTCGACGGATCGGTGGTGCCGGGGCTGGCCGCCGCGTCCAGCCCGGTGCTGGACTGGCAGAACGAGGCACAATGCGTCCTGACCCTGATCGGCACCGACCGGGCGCTGGCCGATCCCGACCATCCGGCGGCGCGGCGTCTGGCCGAACGCTGCCGCATGGTGTCGGAGGAACTGGGCGCCAGCGCCTGATCCGGTTGGCGTGCATCCTTCGCCGGTGCTGCCGGTTGGGATGGTGAGGCAGGCGGCCCAACCGGGGCTGCTTTGCGCATACCATCCGATGGAGGACCATCATGAAGATCGACCTCAGCAACCGTACCGCCGTCGTCTCGGGCTCGACCAAGGGGATCGGCTATGCCATCGCACGTGGTCTGGCAGGCGCTGGCGCCGCGGTGGTGATCAGCGGACGCAAGCCGGACGAGGTGGAGGCCGCCGTGGCCAGGATGACCAGCGAGGTGGCGGGGACCGGCGAGGTGGCGGGGACCGGCGAGGCGCCGGGCGCCGATATCCGTGGCGTGGTCGCGGATCTCGGCACCGCCGACGGCTGTGCCAAGCTGGTCGATGCCGAACCCGCGCCGGACATTCTGGTCAACAATGTCGGCTTCTTCGGGCCGTCCGACGTGCTGGAGACCACAGATGACGAGTGGCGCACGATTCTGGACGTCAATTTCATGTCCGGCGTGCGGCTGTCGCGGGCACTGGTGCCGGGCATGGTCGACCGAGGCTGGGGCCGGGTCATCTTCCTGTCGTCGGAATCCGCCCACAACATTCCGGGTGAGATGGTGAATTATGGCGTCACCAAGACCGCCTATCTGGCGCTGTCACGCGGGCTGGCCAAGCGGGTCGCCGGCAGCGGCGTGACAATCAACGCCATTCTGCCGGGACCGACCCTGTCGGATGCGTTGCGCGACCAGTTGGCCGAAGACCCTGCCAATGCCGGCAAGTCGCCCGAACAGGCGGGGGCGGATTTCGTCAGGGCCAACCGCCCGACATCGATCATCCACCGCGCCGCTTCCGTGGAAGAGGTTACCAATATGGCGGTCTATATCGCGTCGCCCCAGGCCTCGGCGACCACGGGTGCTGCCCTGCGCGTGGATGGCGGGGTGATCGAGGACATCATCTGAGCCCGCCGGTCGCGCGGCTCAACCCAGCAGCCGGGGCAGGGCCAGCACCACCCAGGGCACGTAGGTGATCAGTGCCAGCACGGCGATCTTGACCAGCAGCATCGGCCACAATGCCTTTGATACCTCTTCGACCGACAGTTTGCTGACCGCGGCGCCCACGAACAGCGAATAGCCGAAGGGCGGGGTCGCCATGCCGATCGCGAAGTTGATCACCACGATGGCCCCCAGGTGGATCGGGTCCAGCCCCAGGCTGGCGCCAATGCTGGTCAGCACGCCACCCAGGATGATCATCGCGGCCACATTGTCCATGATCGCGCCGATGAACAGCAGCAGCACGTTCAGCATCATCAGGATGATGATCGGGTTCGACGACACCGACAGGATGGCCTCGGCGATGGTGGTCGGCAGTTGCTCGATCGCGACCAGCCAGCCGAAGGCCGAGGCGACGGCGATGATGCTGCACACGATGGTGGTGGTGCGCATCGATTGCAGCAGGATCGCCGGCAGGTCGCGGAATTTCAGTTCGCGATAAACGAACAACCCGATGACCAGAGCATAGGCCACCCCCACCGCCGATGCCTCGGTGGGGGTGAAGATGCCGCCATAAATGCCGCCAAGGATGACCAGCGGTGCCGCCAGCGCCCATTTGCCGTCGGCCAGCGCCGTCCACAATTCGGCGCGGGTGGCGCGGCGGGTGGCGGCGCCGATCCCCTGGCGGCGGGCGGCGACATAGCACACGCCCATCAGGCCGGCCGCGATCAGCAGTCCGGGCACGATGCCCGACAGAAACAGTTTGGTGATCGACTGTTCGGCGACAACGCCCCAGATCACCATCGGGATCGATGGCGGGATCATCTGGCCGATTGGTCCAGAGGCTGTGGCAAGGGCGGCGGCGAAGCGGCGGCTCCAGCCGTGGCGCTCCATTTCCGGCACCATGATGCCGCCGATCGCGGCGGTGGTGGCGGGGGCCGATCCTGAAATCGCGGCGAAGAACGTGGCCGACAGCACCGTCACCATGCCAAGCCCGCCGGTGACGTGCTGAACAAGCACCTGACACATCCGCACCAAGCGGCGCGACAGGCCGCCATGCATCATCAGATCGCCCGCGATCACGAAACCGGGGATCGCCAGCAGGGTGAAGACCTGGGTGCCGGAAATGACCCGCTGCGCCAGAACGATCAGGTCGAAATCGGCGGCAAGCAGTCCGGCGATGGCGGCAAGGCCGAGCGAGAAGACGATCGGCACGCCGCCGAACAGGCAGACGGCGAAGGCGATCAGCAGAACGGCTGCGGCGGTGCTCATACCATGCCTCCGGTCTGCGGCTGGCCGTCGATGGCCGATTGCGGGGCCAGAAGGCGGGCCAGGGCATGGAAGGCACCGAGGATGCCGGTCACCGGTGCCGCCAGATGCAGCGCCTCGATCGGGTACTGCACCGCCGCCGAAACCTGGCCCATGGTCTGGGTGAGATAGTCGGCGCCGGATGACGCGAAGACCACGCAGAAGGCCAGCACCGCCAGGGTCAGTACCCGCATCCACAGCCGGCGCAGGGCGGCCGGCAGCAGGTCGACGACCAGTTGCAGCCGGACATGGCCGTCATCGCGGATGGCGGTGGTGGCGGCCAGCAGAACCACCCAGGTGAACAGGAACAGGGCCAGTTCCTCGGTCCAGGTGAAGCCCTGGCCGATCACATAGCGCGAGAAGACCTGGAGGATCAGGCTCGCCATCATGACCGTGGTCATGGCGATGATCACCCAGCCTGTCACACGGGCGAGGCCGCGGGACATGGTTTGAAGCAATGCCTGCATCGGGTGCATCTGCCGTCTGGGGCGGCGCCGGAGGTGGCGCGGGGGAGCGGGGATCGCCGGTGGCCGGCGACCGGGCCATGGTTGCGGTCAGATCTGGCGGGGATGGGATGTCGCTCGCCAGATCTGGCCCACAGCGCCGGTCGGATCGGCTGGTGGTTAGTCGACCTGGGCCAGCGCCTTGTCGAACAGCGCGGCGCCGATCCGGGGCTTGAAGCGGTCATAGACGCCGGCAACCTTGGCGCGGAACGCGGCCGGGTTCTCGACCTCGTTGACCGTCATGCCGGCGGCCTTCAACTCGTCGATGATCTTGGTGGTGTTCTCGGCCACGGCGGCGCGCTGGGCGGCGATCGCCTTGGGGGCCGCGCGCAGCACCGCCTGCTGCTGGTCGGCGGTCATCTTGTCGAAGCTCTTCTTCGACAGCATCACGCCCAGCGCGGAATAGGTGTGGCGGGTCAACGACAGATACTTGGTCACCTCGGCGAACTTGTTGGCCTGGATCACGGCCACCGGGATCTCCAGCCCGTCGATGGTGCCCTGCTGAACCGCGGTATAGGTCTCGCCCCAGGCCATCGGCACGGGGTTGCCGCCAAGCGAGCCGAACATCTCCAGGAACACCGGGTTCTGCATCACACGGTACTTCACGCCGCCGACATCATCCGGCGTCGCCACCGGCCGGGTGTTGTTGATCATGTGGCGGAAGCCGCCCTCGGCGAAGCCGAGGCCGATGATGCCCCGGGTCTTCAGCTTGCCCATCAGCTCCTGCCCGACCTCGCCGTCGAGCACCTTGTGGGCCTGTTCCTCATTGCCGAACAGGAACGGCATGTCGAGCAACTGAAACGAGGGTTCGACATTGGCGATCACCGCATTGGTGATGATGCCGCCGTCGATGGTGCCGAACGACATGCCCTCGATCATTTCCTTCTCGTCGCCGAGCTGGCGGTTCGGGAAGTACTTCACCTCGAAGACGCCGGGCATTTCGGCATCCAGCGCCGCCGCGAACTCACGCGCCGCGATCGCATAAGGGTCGGTGGCGCCGTCCGAGGTGGTCCAGCCGAGCTTGAGGGTGACGTCGGCCGCCTGCGCCGGGGCTGCGATGGTGCCGGTGGCGATCAGGGCGCTGAGGCCTGCGACCGTGCCGAGCAGGGCACGGCGCGACAGGTGGGACAGGGGGTGTCGGGAAAAGGCCATGGGTGCGTTCCTCGAAGAAGCGGTGCGGGGACAGGCTTGTTGGGGGGCGCGATCAGTCGTCGAAGCCGTAGAGCTGCGCCGGATTGGTGGCGAGGATCCGATCGCGGGTCGCGGCATCGGGTGACCAGATGTCGAGCATGTCGAGCAGGTCGCCGTCATTTGGCATCGGGATGTTCACGTAAGGGTGCGGCCAGTCGCTGGCCCAGACCACCCGTTCCGGGTTGGCCTGAATGATCGCGCGGGCATAGGGGGCCACGTCGTCATAGGGCGTGCGCGTGCCGGAGGTGATGCGATAGGCGCCCGACAGCTTGGCCCAGGCGCGGCCATCGGCCAGCATCGACAGCATTTCCTGGAAGCCCGGATGGTCGGTGCCGATCGAGGTGGGCATATGGCCCAGATGGTCGAACACCACATCGACCGGCAGCCGGCCCAGGGTTGCCTTGATGTCGGCGAATTCCGAGACATCGATCAACATCTGCAGATGCCAGCCGAAGGGGGCGATCCGCTCGGCCAGCCGGCGGACATCCGAGACCTCGATGCCGCTCTTGAACAGCAGATTGATGCGCACGCCGCGCACGCCGGCTTCGTGCATCCGTTCCATCTCGGCCGCGTCGATGGTCTCGTCGACCACCACCACGCCGCGGAAATCCGGGCCGCCAGCACGGATCGCGTCCAGTGTCGCCCGGTTGTCGGTGCCATAGACGCTGGGCTGCACGATCACCGCGCGCTGAATGCCAAGGGTCGCCAGCATGTGCTTATAGGCGGGCAGCAGCGCGTCAGGCGGGGTATAGGTGCGATGCCGGGTATAGGGATAGCGGGTCTCGGGGCCGAAGATGTGCGCATGGCAGTCGCAGGCGCCGGGGGGCGGTGTGAAGCGCGGCGCCCGGGGGGCGGCATCGGCCGGCGCACAGACCGGTATCAGGTTCTCTCCGATCAAGGTCATCCTGCTTTCTTCCCAACCCTGCAGGCCGCGCAGGCCCAGGCGGTCGGCGGATCTGAGCAGATGAAACCACGAGGCGCGCCGCGCCTTGTCGGGATCGCCCAGGCGCACGGCCTCAAGGATCGCCTCGAATTCACGCAGCATCTTGCGGGCCGTGTCGCGCGCGCCGGTGGCGCGTTCGGTTTCGACCGACAGCGCCACTCGGATGCGGGAGGCAAGGAACTGCATGAAATCGCGGAAATGCGGGTTGTTGCTGGCAATGGCGATCGCGCGGTGAAAGGCATGCTGTTCATCGACAGCCGCTTCGCCGCGTTCCAGCCGGGATTTGAGGGCCGTGAACGCCGCCTCGATCCGGCCCAACTGCGCATGGGTCCGCCTGCGGGCCGCCATGGCGGCGCCGCTGACTTCCAGCTCCATGCGAAGCTCCATCACGTGACGGAAATCCTCGATGGTGCGCAGCGTGTCGGTATCGATGTGAAAAGAGGCGGCACCCGGATCCTCGGACACGAAGGCGCCGACGCCCTGTCGGGTCTCGACCAGACCTTCCTGTCTGAGCTTCGCGATCGCCTCGCGGATCGCGCTGCGGCCCACCGCGAACTCGTCGGCGAGTTCGGCCTCGGTCGGCATGCGCTCCCCCGGCGCGAAGATGCCCGTCGCGATGCGCTCGGAAATCTGCCGGGCGATCTCGTCGGACAATCGCTTGGGGCGATTGAGGGCCTGGAACTGTCGTTCCGGGGCTTTTCCGCTGCGGTCGGTCACGTGGTCTCTTCCCCCTTGGTCGCGCCTTGTATCCGGCTCCGGCACTGTCGTGCCGGGGCGGTCTGGTCTTCAATGCCAGCAGCGCGTTCGGTTGTCACGACTAGCATGACGTCAGTTGTCTGACAACTGAAAACTGATGTATGAAGGGAGCCAGCCGGGCCGCTCGAAGCCCGGCATCTGCCCATGGCCGTCGCTGATGGCCGGCCCCGTTATCCGGAGGAGTCCCGTATGCCCGCCGCCGCCGCTGCACTGTCACCCTCGGCCTTTATCGACCTGCTGGTCGCCATCACCGGCCCGCGCGGGGTGATCACCGCCGAAGGCGACATGGCGCCGTATCTGGAAGACTGGCGGAAGCTGTATCGGGGCCATGCGCTGGCCGTGGTGCGCCCCGCATCCACCGACGAGGTCGCGGCGATCGTGCGGCTCTGCGCCGGTGCCGGCGTGGCGGTGGTGCCGCAAGGGGGCAATACCGGCCTGGTTGGTGGTGCCGTGCCCGATGGCGATGCCCGGTCGATCCTGCTCCAACTGGGTCGGATGAACCGGGTGCGCAGCATCGACCCGATCGATTATTCGATGGTCGTCGAGGCAGGCTGCGTGCTGGAAGCCGTGCAGGGCGCGGCGCGTGATGCCGGCCGGAAGTTCCCGCTCAGCCTGGGGGCCGAAGGCACTGCCCAGATCGGCGGGTTGATCGCAACCAATGCCGGCGGCATCCATGTGATGCGCTATGGCA
The Tistrella bauzanensis DNA segment above includes these coding regions:
- a CDS encoding SDR family NAD(P)-dependent oxidoreductase, coding for MKIDLSNRTAVVSGSTKGIGYAIARGLAGAGAAVVISGRKPDEVEAAVARMTSEVAGTGEVAGTGEAPGADIRGVVADLGTADGCAKLVDAEPAPDILVNNVGFFGPSDVLETTDDEWRTILDVNFMSGVRLSRALVPGMVDRGWGRVIFLSSESAHNIPGEMVNYGVTKTAYLALSRGLAKRVAGSGVTINAILPGPTLSDALRDQLAEDPANAGKSPEQAGADFVRANRPTSIIHRAASVEEVTNMAVYIASPQASATTGAALRVDGGVIEDII
- a CDS encoding TRAP transporter substrate-binding protein, coding for MAFSRHPLSHLSRRALLGTVAGLSALIATGTIAAPAQAADVTLKLGWTTSDGATDPYAIAAREFAAALDAEMPGVFEVKYFPNRQLGDEKEMIEGMSFGTIDGGIITNAVIANVEPSFQLLDMPFLFGNEEQAHKVLDGEVGQELMGKLKTRGIIGLGFAEGGFRHMINNTRPVATPDDVGGVKYRVMQNPVFLEMFGSLGGNPVPMAWGETYTAVQQGTIDGLEIPVAVIQANKFAEVTKYLSLTRHTYSALGVMLSKKSFDKMTADQQQAVLRAAPKAIAAQRAAVAENTTKIIDELKAAGMTVNEVENPAAFRAKVAGVYDRFKPRIGAALFDKALAQVD
- a CDS encoding amidohydrolase family protein, whose product is MTDRSGKAPERQFQALNRPKRLSDEIARQISERIATGIFAPGERMPTEAELADEFAVGRSAIREAIAKLRQEGLVETRQGVGAFVSEDPGAASFHIDTDTLRTIEDFRHVMELRMELEVSGAAMAARRRTHAQLGRIEAAFTALKSRLERGEAAVDEQHAFHRAIAIASNNPHFRDFMQFLASRIRVALSVETERATGARDTARKMLREFEAILEAVRLGDPDKARRASWFHLLRSADRLGLRGLQGWEESRMTLIGENLIPVCAPADAAPRAPRFTPPPGACDCHAHIFGPETRYPYTRHRTYTPPDALLPAYKHMLATLGIQRAVIVQPSVYGTDNRATLDAIRAGGPDFRGVVVVDETIDAAEMERMHEAGVRGVRINLLFKSGIEVSDVRRLAERIAPFGWHLQMLIDVSEFADIKATLGRLPVDVVFDHLGHMPTSIGTDHPGFQEMLSMLADGRAWAKLSGAYRITSGTRTPYDDVAPYARAIIQANPERVVWASDWPHPYVNIPMPNDGDLLDMLDIWSPDAATRDRILATNPAQLYGFDD
- a CDS encoding TRAP transporter small permease; this translates as MTTVMMASLILQVFSRYVIGQGFTWTEELALFLFTWVVLLAATTAIRDDGHVRLQLVVDLLPAALRRLWMRVLTLAVLAFCVVFASSGADYLTQTMGQVSAAVQYPIEALHLAAPVTGILGAFHALARLLAPQSAIDGQPQTGGMV
- a CDS encoding TRAP transporter large permease, giving the protein MSTAAAVLLIAFAVCLFGGVPIVFSLGLAAIAGLLAADFDLIVLAQRVISGTQVFTLLAIPGFVIAGDLMMHGGLSRRLVRMCQVLVQHVTGGLGMVTVLSATFFAAISGSAPATTAAIGGIMVPEMERHGWSRRFAAALATASGPIGQMIPPSIPMVIWGVVAEQSITKLFLSGIVPGLLIAAGLMGVCYVAARRQGIGAATRRATRAELWTALADGKWALAAPLVILGGIYGGIFTPTEASAVGVAYALVIGLFVYRELKFRDLPAILLQSMRTTTIVCSIIAVASAFGWLVAIEQLPTTIAEAILSVSSNPIIILMMLNVLLLFIGAIMDNVAAMIILGGVLTSIGASLGLDPIHLGAIVVINFAIGMATPPFGYSLFVGAAVSKLSVEEVSKALWPMLLVKIAVLALITYVPWVVLALPRLLG